The following are from one region of the Anomaloglossus baeobatrachus isolate aAnoBae1 chromosome 1, aAnoBae1.hap1, whole genome shotgun sequence genome:
- the LOC142302519 gene encoding uncharacterized protein LOC142302519, producing the protein MTTMRTTKMTTIMNTMMTTMMTTMMTTMMTTMMTTIMNTMMTTMMTTMMTTMMTTMMTTMMTTMMTTMMTTMMNTMMTTMMTTITITMMTTITITMMTTMMTTMMTTMMTTIMNTMMTTMMTTITITMMTTMMTAWEGAIHSSRGKGHTHLTGKGPYRAHREGAIHRSQGRGHSQLTGKGPYTAHREGAIHISQGRSHTQLTGKGPYTAHREGAIHRSQGRGHSQLTGKEPYTAHREGAIHSSQGRGHTQLTGKGPYTGHREGAIHRSQGRGHTQVTGKGPYTGHREGAIHRSQGRGHTQVTGKGPYTGHREGAIHRSQGRGHTQVTGKGPYTAHREGAIHSSQGRGHTQLTGKGPYTGHREGAIHRSQGRGHTQLTGKGPYTAHREGAIHSSQGRGHTQLTGKESYTAHREGAIHSSQGRGHTQLTGKEPYTAHREGAIHSSQGRGHTQLTGKGPYTAHREGAIHSSQGRGHTHLTGKGPYTAHREGAIHSSQGRGHTQLTGKGPYTAHREGAIHSSQGRGHTQLTGKGPYTSHREGAIHSSQGRGHTQLTGKGPYTAHREGAIHSSQGRGHTQLTGKGPYTAHREGAIHISQGRGHTQLTGKGPYTGHREGAIHRSQGRGHTQLTGKGPYTAHREGAIHSSQGRGHTQVTGKEPYTGHREGAIHSSQGRGHTHLTGKGPYTAHREGAIHSSQGRGHTQLTGKGPYTGHREGAIHRSQGRGHTQLTGKGPYTAHREGAIHSSQGRGHTQLTGKGPYTAHREGVIHSSQGRGHTHLTGKGPSLAHREGAIHSSQGRSHTQLTGKGPYTAHREGAIHSSQGRGHPQLTGKGPYTAHREGAIHSSQGRGHPQLTGKGPYTAHREGAIPSSQGRGHTQLTGKEPYTAHREGAIPSSQGRGHTQLRWKGPYTAHREGAIHSSDGRGHKQLTGKGPYRAHREGAIPSSQGRGQTVHTGLLPVGAHLIHSTRQQRSTDHVLHLSLAAGRCAC; encoded by the coding sequence ATGACAACCATGAGGACCACTAAGATGACCACCATAATGAATACCATGATGACTACCATGATGACCACCATGATGACCACCATGATGACCACCATGATGACCACCATAATGAATACCATGATGACTACCATGATGACCACCATGATGACCACCATGATGACTACCATGATGACTACCATGATGACCACCATGATGACTACCATGATGACCACCATGATGAATACCATGATGACCACCATGATGACCACCATTACGATTACTATGATGACCACCATTACGATTACTATGATGACCACCATGATGACCACCATGATGACTACTATGATGACCACCATCATGAATACCATGATGACCACCATGATGACCACCATTACGATTACTATGATGACCACCATGATGACCGCCTgggaaggggccatacacagctCACGGGGAAAGGGCCATACACAtctcacagggaaggggccatacaGAGCTCACAGGGAAGGAGCCATACACAGGTCACAGGGAAGGGGCCATTcacagctcacagggaaggggccatacacagctcacagggaaggggccatacacaTCTCACAGGGAAGGAgccatacacagctcacagggaaggggccatacacagctcacagggaAGGAGCCATACACAGGTCACAGGGAAGGGGCCATTCACAGCTCACAGGGAAGGAgccatacacagctcacagggaaggggccatacacagctcacagggaaggggccatacacagctcacagggaaggggccatacacaggtcacagggaaggggccatacacaggtcacagggaaggggccatacacaggtcacagggaaggggccatacacaggtcacagggaaggggccatacacaggtcacagggaaggggccatacacaggtcacagggaaggggccatacacaggtcacagggaaggggccatacacaggtcacagggaaggggccatacacaggtcacagggaaggggccatacacagctcacagggaaggggccatacacagctcacagggaaggggccatacacagctcacagggaaggggccatacacagGTCACAGGGAAGGAGCCATACACAGgtcacagggaaggggccatacacagctcacagggaaggggccatacacagctcacagggaaggggccatacacagctcacagggaaggggccatacacagctcacagggaaggagtcatacacagctcacagggaaggggccatacacagctcacagggaaggggccatacacagctcacagggaaggagccatacacagctcacagggaaggggccatacacagctcacagggaaggggccatacacagctcacagggaaggggccatacacagctcacagggaaggggccatacacagctcacagggaaggggccatacacatctcacagggaaggggccatacacagctcacagggaaggggccatacacagctcacagggaaggggccatacacagctcacagggaaggggccatacacagctcacagggaaggggccatacacagctcacagggaaggggccatacacagctcacagggaaggggccatacacatctcacagggaaggggccatacacagctcacagggaaggggccatacacagctcacagggaaggggccatacacagctcacagggaaggggccatacacagctcacagggaaggggccatacacagctcacagggaaggggccatacacagctcacagggaaggggccatacacatctcacagggaaggggccatacacagctcacagggaaggggccatacacagGTCACAGGGAAGGAGCCATACACAGgtcacagggaaggggccatacacagctcacagggaaggggccatacacagctcacagggaaggggccatacacagctcacagggaaggggccatacacagGTCACAGGGAAGGAGCCATACACAGgtcacagggaaggggccatacacagctcacagggaaggggccatacacatctcacagggaaggggccatacacagctcacagggaaggggccatacacagctcacagggaaggggccatacacagctcacagggaaggggccatacacagGTCACAGGGAAGGAGCCATACACAGgtcacagggaaggggccatacacagctcacagggaaggggccatacacagctcacagggaaggggccatacacagctcacagggaaggggccatacacagctcacagggaaggggccatacacagctcacagggaaggagtcatacacagctcacagggaaggggccatacacatctcacagggaaggggccatccctagctcacagggaaggggccatacacagctcacagggaaggagccatacacagctcacagggaaggggccatacacagctcacagggaaggggccatacacagctcacagggaaggggccatccccagctcacagggaaggggccatacacagctcacagggaaggggccatacacagctcacagggaaggggccatccccagctcacagggaaggggccatacacagctcacagggaaggggccatccccagctcacagggaaggggccatacacagctcacagggaaggagccatacacagctcacagggaAGGAGCCATCCCcagctcacagggaaggggccatacacagctcagatggaaggggccatacacagctcacagggaaggggccatacacagctCAGATGGTAGGGGCCATAAacagctcacagggaaggggccatacagagctcacagggaaggggccatacccagctcacagggaaggggccaAACAGTGCACACAGGACTACTGCCAGTTGGTGCACATCTTATACATAGTACGAGGCAACAGCGCTCAACTGACCATGTATTGCACTTGTCgctggcggcggggcgctgcgcttgctaa